GTATACGCTGGAGGAGACTCTACTTTACTTCCATACGCTCCAACTCGTGGAGAATTACCAATAGCTCTTGCTACATTAGCTCGTCGTCAAGGTGTTGTAGCTGCATTAAACGCTATGGGTACTAAAACTAAAATGCCTGCAGTAAACGGTACTTCTGCATTATCATTCTTTGATTACAAATTTGTAAGTACTGGACTATCTCAAAACGGTGTAGGTCTATATGACGGTAAAGTAGCTTCTAAATATGTAGAAGAAAGAATCTACCCTGACTTCATGAGAAAAGAAAACAATCTAGTTCACATGAAAATTTACTATGATGAAGATACTCACAGAGTTCTAGGAGCTCAATTCATGTCTAAACACGACGTTTCTAGTGCTATCGCAGCTTTATCAATAGCTATCGCATCAGACTGGACATTAGAACAATTAGCACTTGCTGATATATTCTTCCAACCAGAATTTGACCGTCCATGGCACTTTATTAACGTACTTGCTATGGCTGCTCTTGACTACAAACTTGGTGGAGCAGATAAATTACTATTTTAGTAAAAATAAAGAAGTTCGCAGGAAAATTTCTGCGAACTTTTTTTATTCCAAACAATAGTTTCACTATATTTTTACAAAAAAACCTACACAAGCTCCTTTTGGACTGTGTAGGTTTATGATTTATTCTGAAATTACCTGATCTAAATTTGATACAATTCTCGCTCTTCCTTGTACTTTAAAGTTTACGATATTATCAAAAATGTTTAAAATAATAACTTCTCCCTTATTTAATATTTCTAAAGCTTCTTCATTATTTGTCTTTTTCGTAATAACTTTTACATTATCGACTTCAGCTCTAATAATAATATAACTACTCTCTTTCATAATCTACTCCTTATATTATCAGTTATTCTTATAACTTAATTTTATATTGAATATCTTTAACTAATTCCGTATCTTCTAAGAAAATACCAGTTTTTTTACTAGTCACTGTTTTTGATCCAATTTTCTTGATTCCTCGCATAGCCATACACATATGTTCAGCTTCAATAATTACATACACACCTTTTGGTTGTAGTTGTTCTTCTATTGCATTTACAAGCATCAATGTCATATCTTCTTGAATTTGCAGTCTACGACTAGCACTTTCTACAAGACGAGCTAATTTACTAAGACCTGTTATTTTTTTATTATTTGGAACATATGCGATGTGACACACACCATAAAATGGTAACATATGATGTTCACATAATGAATAAAACTGAATGTCTTTTACTAATATAGGTTCATCATTATCTGATTCAAAAAATGTATTAATTTCTTCTTTTGGATCTACATTCGTTTTTGATAATAACTCTTCATACATTTTCACACATCTTTTTGGTGTATCTAGTAATCCTGGTCTTGATGTATCTTCCCCAATATTTTCTAATAATGTTTTTATAAGTTCTTGTGATTGTTCTTTATTTTTCAAAACTATCCTCCATTTTTATAAAAAAAAGAGCTACTAAGTAGTAACTCCTCTTTTTGAATTAAATTGTTATTATTTAACTGCGTCTTTAAGAGCTTTACCAGCTTTGAAAGCAGGAACTTTGCTTGCAGCGATTTCGATAACTTCGTTAGTTTGAGGGTTGCGTCCTTTACGAGCAGCTCTTTCTCTAACTTCAAAGTTACCAAATCCGATAATTTGGATTTTTTCACCTTTAGCTAAAGTTTCTTCAACTGTTTCTACGAATGCTTCGATAGCAGCAGTTGCTTGTTTTTTTTGTAGTCCTGATTTCTCAGCAACTTTTGAAATTAATTCTGATTTATTCATTAATTCTTTACCTCCATTATTGAGTAACGGTTCTCCCGTTTCACTTATTAAATATTACCACATAAATCGCTAATAATCAAGGTTTTATTATATAAATTTAGCATTTTTTAGCATTTTTTCTATATTTTAATTAGTAATTTTCAAATTATTTTATCTTTCTATTAATATGTAAACTTCTTTATTCAAATTTATTTAATTCTTCTGCAGCCATTTTATTCATAAGGTTGTTAACACAGTCTTTTATACTAAGTCCTTCATATAGAACTTTATATATATTTTCAGTGATTGGCATATATACATCAAACTTCTTAGATAAGAAATAACATACTTTCGTTGTTCTAACACCCTCTGCCACCATGTCTAACTTTTCTATTGCTTGATCTAATGTATAACCCTGACCAATTAAATAACCGCAGTTATAGTTTCTTGAGTGCTTAGATGTACATGTTACTACTAAATCACCTATTCCTCCAAGCCCTAAGAAAGTCATTTCATCGGCACCTAATTTTTTACCTAATCTAGTTATTTCTATTAATCCACGTGTAAGTAACGCTGCTTTAGCATTATCACCGTATGCCATTCCATCAATAATCCCACATCCAAGAGCAATAATATTTTTAAGTGCTCCACCAACTTCTACTCCTACAATATCCTTGTTGACATAAATTCTAAAATATTTATTGTGGAAAATCTCCTGTGCTATCTTATTTAGTTCATCATTTTCAGAAGCTATTGCTACTACAGTAGGATTTCTTAAAATTAACTCTTCTGCATGAGATGGGCCACTAAGAACTCCAACACCTTTAAGTTTATCTTTATCAATTTCATCAGATATAACCTCTGACATCCTCTTGTTAGTATCCATCTCCAATCCTTTGGATACATGGATTATATATTTTGGTCGATCTAAGTATTTATTAATTTCCCTTGATACTTCTCTCATTACTTTAGTAGGTACTGCTATTACAATTACCTCTGCAAATTCTACTGCTTCTTTTAAATTACTAGTAGCAACAACTTCCTTAGGTAAAATAGCATTTTTTAAATATCTACTATTTGTGTGATGGATATTAATTTCATCACGCGATTTCTCACTTCTTGAATACAATAATAGTTCATGCCCATTATCAACAACAGCTTGAGATAAAGCTGTTCCCCAACTTCCTGAACCTATCACAGATATTTTCATCGTTCTGTCCTCACTATGCATTATTCTAACTATAATTATATCAAATTTTTTTAAAATATACATTAATTTTACTTATAAGCATCATTTTATCTTAACCAAAAAATTCAACTAAAATAGCATCCACTAACTGCTATACTATTTTTTTCTTTTAAATTATGTTATAATTTAGTCAGAATAAATATAAGGAGGTAATTTTATGAATTGGTTTGAAATTACTTTAATCGATGGAAATCGTGGATTAATCAACTTAAACAATATCGTTGATATTTGGAAAGGATTAAATGATGAGTATGCGACTATTTCTCAAGTAAATGGAGAAGAAATTGAAGTACCTGCATCAGAATATGATAGATTAAAACGTGCATTAGATATGAAAGGATACGTTTTAGGAGGTTTCTAATATGGCTAGATTTTTAAAAATATTTCTTACTTTATTAACTATCACAATTGTAGGGTTTGGTTTATATTATTACTTCAACAACAACTCTACCGATGATAATAAAGTAGATGACAAAACTAATATTGAAAATACTGTAAAAAGCGAAACAAATTCTCAAGAAAATATCGAAGGGACTGTCGTCGCTAAACGTAGTACTGAAAATAATTAATTCTTGCGAAAGGATAATACTATGAAAAAGAATACTCTAAAAAAAATAACAAGTTTATTTCTTACATCTACATTAATATTTTCTACAATAAGTGCATCAAGCATTAATCTTATAGAGGCAAAAGGATCATCAGCTAGGCCAAGCGCTTCAAGATCTAGTTCTAAACCTAGTTCTTCTAAACCATCTAGTAGTAAACCAAGTTCTAAACCTACTAGTTCAACTTCTAGTAGCAAACCAACTTCAAGCACTACTAAGAACTTCACGAAAAATTCAGGTGGTTCATATAATAAGGATTATAATAGTTACAATAATCAAGGTTATAAAAAACAGTATACTGACTACATAAATAATAACTACAGAAGTAGCGGTTTCTTTTCAGGAAGTAATATAACGAATGCACTTCTATGGTATACATTATTCAGTTCAGCTACATCACACAATCATGTTCAAGTAAGTGATAAGCAAAAAGAGTTAGTCGATAATGTAAAAGATTCCAAAGTTCCAGTTTATATGCTTGAAATTAAAACTAAAGATGGTGAAACAAAACACGTTACCGTTACAAAAGAACAATATGAAAAAGTTAAAGAAGGAGATAATATCTCTTTAAAAGACGGTAATTTAGAAATTAAAAATCAATAACTCATAAAAATTAGCCTAAGAATTTTATAATTCATAGGCTAATTTTTCTTTATTTACAATATTTTTCTCTTAATATTTTTGAAGCTTTTACCATATTCTGTAGTTTTTTCCGAATTATTGGATAAGGATTTAGAGGTCTCTTCGAAAATGTTGCAAATCCACAGTCAGGATTTAGCCATACATTTTCAGGTGGTAAGAATTCCAGAACCTTTTCTACATTTCTCACAATTTCCTCAACAGTTTCAACTCTATCACTTCTTGGATTTATACATCCAAAACCTAAAATAATTTTTGTATCTAGAAAATTATTATAAAACAATTTTTCCACTTCTCCTGCTCGAGGTGTTGAAAATTCTAATGCCAGCATATCTACTTTAAGAGAATCAAAAAATTTCCCAAGTTTATCATATGCTCCTTCGAGTAATACACTTTCATCTTTTGTCCAATTCCCTCTACAAACATGCATAATACTCATTATACCTTCATGAG
This is a stretch of genomic DNA from Gemella haemolysans. It encodes these proteins:
- the mtrB gene encoding trp RNA-binding attenuation protein MtrB, with the protein product MKESSYIIIRAEVDNVKVITKKTNNEEALEILNKGEVIILNIFDNIVNFKVQGRARIVSNLDQVISE
- the folE gene encoding GTP cyclohydrolase I FolE, whose protein sequence is MKNKEQSQELIKTLLENIGEDTSRPGLLDTPKRCVKMYEELLSKTNVDPKEEINTFFESDNDEPILVKDIQFYSLCEHHMLPFYGVCHIAYVPNNKKITGLSKLARLVESASRRLQIQEDMTLMLVNAIEEQLQPKGVYVIIEAEHMCMAMRGIKKIGSKTVTSKKTGIFLEDTELVKDIQYKIKL
- a CDS encoding HU family DNA-binding protein is translated as MNKSELISKVAEKSGLQKKQATAAIEAFVETVEETLAKGEKIQIIGFGNFEVRERAARKGRNPQTNEVIEIAASKVPAFKAGKALKDAVK
- a CDS encoding NAD(P)H-dependent glycerol-3-phosphate dehydrogenase: MKISVIGSGSWGTALSQAVVDNGHELLLYSRSEKSRDEINIHHTNSRYLKNAILPKEVVATSNLKEAVEFAEVIVIAVPTKVMREVSREINKYLDRPKYIIHVSKGLEMDTNKRMSEVISDEIDKDKLKGVGVLSGPSHAEELILRNPTVVAIASENDELNKIAQEIFHNKYFRIYVNKDIVGVEVGGALKNIIALGCGIIDGMAYGDNAKAALLTRGLIEITRLGKKLGADEMTFLGLGGIGDLVVTCTSKHSRNYNCGYLIGQGYTLDQAIEKLDMVAEGVRTTKVCYFLSKKFDVYMPITENIYKVLYEGLSIKDCVNNLMNKMAAEELNKFE
- a CDS encoding DUF7489 domain-containing protein encodes the protein MKKNTLKKITSLFLTSTLIFSTISASSINLIEAKGSSARPSASRSSSKPSSSKPSSSKPSSKPTSSTSSSKPTSSTTKNFTKNSGGSYNKDYNSYNNQGYKKQYTDYINNNYRSSGFFSGSNITNALLWYTLFSSATSHNHVQVSDKQKELVDNVKDSKVPVYMLEIKTKDGETKHVTVTKEQYEKVKEGDNISLKDGNLEIKNQ